The Medicago truncatula cultivar Jemalong A17 chromosome 4, MtrunA17r5.0-ANR, whole genome shotgun sequence genome includes a region encoding these proteins:
- the LOC11418194 gene encoding protein PHLOEM PROTEIN 2-LIKE A8, whose translation MSDFTSSFYKIRKYKSISTTTTYQKKIYNVYLSFCNKDAGSFALQLYTALSSEARVSVFWDNARLGSGDRQISTSAVNIIGNCRVAVIIFSMKYFNSMWCLQEFEKITECCQRVTDGLTVLPVFFDGAYPCNGRLHKNMFGDPFDYYVDRILMVTETSKEQDIFMSWVAAVSDKAFKYSASRYSLRKSVSG comes from the coding sequence ATGTCTGACTTCACTTCCTCCTTCTATAAAATCCGCAAATATAAATCGATATCTACCACTACTACCTATCAAAAGAAGATCTACAATGTGTACTTGAGTTTTTGCAACAAAGACGCGGGTTCTTTTGCTCTGCAACTCTACACGGCTCTTAGTTCAGAGGCTAGAGTTTCTGTTTTCTGGGACAATGCAAGGCTTGGAAGTGGAGATCGACAAATATCAACCTCAGCGGTAAATATAATTGGAAATTGTAGAGTAGCTGtcattatattttcaatgaaataTTTTAACTCGATGTGGTGTCTTCAAGAATTCGAGAAAATAACCGAGTGTTGCCAAAGAGTCACAGATGGTCTTACTGTTCTTCCTGTGTTCTTTGATGGTGCTTATCCTTGTAATGGACGACTgcataaaaatatgtttggagATCCTTTCGATTATTATGTTGATAGAATCTTGATGGTGACAGAAACCAGTAAAGAGCAAGACATATTTATGAGTTGGGTGGCAGCGGTTAGTGATAAAGCTTTCAAATATTCAGCATCAAGATATTCATTACGCAAATCTGTATCCGGGTAA